The sequence TTCGACACGTCGAGAGATAGCTCCTGATTAAACAGAACATCTCAGCACCTTGCATACTTCTAAAACAGCCGGATATCTTTTGCTGAACTTTGGTCATCCGGATGTCATTCTCACCCTGATTATTGGTAAACGGCACCATTACGTCAGACACCATAAAGCGCAAGACATCATCTTGATAGTCCCGTAATCGCTCTAATAATGCCCGTGATTTGGTGCGTTTTAGCCGCCCTCGTTGGCCCTTTTTTCGAGTGCTTTCATCTGGTGGCGGACAATGGGTATCGCCCCTCGCTAAGATGCCCTGATACTCTTTTATATACTGCTGCTGGCTGAGCCCGTCTAACGCGCCCTCATCAATTTGCTGTTTATTTATCGTTTTTAATAAGGTTTGCAGCGCTTTGGCCCATTCCATGCCGTCCTGCTCCCAAGCACGCTCAAGTTCGCGCAGATGATGCGCATTGCACAAGGCATGCTCACATTGCGTGTATTGGTAATACGGTTTCCAATGGTCATGACACAACACACCGGTAAAATAAGGTAAAACACCCGCCTCATCCATGGCGAGCTTCCCTCTGTTTTTATGCGGGTAAAAATACGTCCACTGAGTGGTCGATGCACCATGAAGCCAATGGCGTACGCCATCCACATTGATGCCCGTTTCATCGACGTGCAGTAACGGCGACTGCGCTAAGGCGTGCTGGATGGCATCTTGCGCACCTGATGAACGCACTAATGTTGCGGCTTGCTCATTGAAGTTAAATAAGCTGCCCGCACTGAGGGGGATACCGAGTTGATCGTTAAAGTACTCTTCAATGCGGTTGTAAGGGAGTAGCTGATATTGAGATAAGTACACAGCATGGGCTTTCAGACCGGCGCCATATTGCACAGGGCGAGTTACACCGTGAGGAAACTGTCCCATGAAACGGATACCGTGCTCGTCTTCAAGGATCTGAGCTTGATACTCGGTGACGACTTTACTGATATCGATATCAACCACTTGGCGCTTTTGAAAGCCAACTTCGTGGTACCGGCCTTTCGGCAAGGAATCTCGCTCCACATATATGATATTGATTTCATCAGGGGAGTCGGTTTGTAACAGGGTTTTTCCGATGCGGCCAGGCTGACCACCGGGCTTCAATTCAGAGCCGGGAGTGGGGGATTTCTTGCGATTCGTGTCTTGAGAAGGAGGAATGCTGCTGTTTTTACTATTAAGGCCAAATTTTTGAGCCAACAACGTGACGATCATCAAAATGAGCTCAATCGACATTTTGAGAGAAGGCGTAATCGTTTTGTCTGCCATCAGTTGCTTTCGTGTTTGCTCAACAACGTCTTGGATATTGATGTCTTTTAAGTTCATTATGCACGGAGTTAGCTGGCTTAGGACTAGCATGACAGACTGACAGGATCGGTCAAATGATCCTGAAAAAATAGTTGAGAAAAGGGATAATTTTCTCAACTTCGATTTCTAAGCTGAATAGTTACAATGCAAGAACAGTATTGCCCCCAGCATCATGGGTTTCCAGCCTACAGACTTCAATTCACTCAAATGGCTGCTTAATTCTCAAGCCGCCATGGCCATGGTGAGTACCCAGCGGTCTGGGTGCTTAATGGCACCAATCCAGCTAGGTGGCAAGGCGATTAATGAGTTAAGAGTCACGATTAAAATAAAGCCATAAGCAAATCAAGGCTGGGGAACGCGTAGGGCTTCACCGCCTTGTTTACGGCTAAGCCAATGGCCTCCAGCATCAGCACGCGGGTGAGCTTAGTGATCACTGCACTTTGCGCGACTATTTGCGCCACTATAGGTGTATGGTCACGGCCGTATAAATGCTCATGGCTTCTGGGCTGAAGCATGATTTATTTGATTAAGATGGCAGATGATAGCGCTGAACTCAGCATAAAAATCGTGTTAATATTGGCCAATATTGGAGACTCTTTTATGATTTTTATGTTAATCCTCGCCGGCTTACTGTGTGGCGGGTTCTGTTATGTCGGCGCACTTTATAGCGCATTACCGCCACGGCGGTGGGCATTATTGGGGGCGATATTTGGGCCGGCTATTTTTCCGCTATTGATGGCAAAGCGGCGCTGGTCACTGGTATGTGCCCGTGGCTTGAATGACGACTTGTTTTTGGCGTGATTACGTTAGCAGTCTTTAAGTGCTGGGAAGCTTGAGTAAAAATGCGCTTAGTTAGTAGATGGTTAGCAAATATTGGGGTAGCTGGCGGATGGAAATAGTACAAGAAGTCTTTTGGGAGTTGCTGGGCGATTTGGCCACTCCTGCATTGTTTGTGGCAGGCTTTATCGGCTTGGCAGTGGTGAGCTGTGTGGTGCTAATGAAGCTTGAAAAAAAGCGCCATAATTAATTTGATCTTCGCATTCTTTGATTGAGATCATAAAACCAGTCGAGTGAAAGGCGTAGGCTGAACTTGCTTTGCGATGGTTCAGCGTCGCTGACTGTGTTTTCAGCTAAGCCGCTGTATTTTTTAATTAAGTATCGGGCCGAGCCGTAAACAGTTTTATGTTATGCACCTAATATGAGT comes from Oceanisphaera profunda and encodes:
- the tnpC gene encoding IS66 family transposase, which encodes MNLKDINIQDVVEQTRKQLMADKTITPSLKMSIELILMIVTLLAQKFGLNSKNSSIPPSQDTNRKKSPTPGSELKPGGQPGRIGKTLLQTDSPDEINIIYVERDSLPKGRYHEVGFQKRQVVDIDISKVVTEYQAQILEDEHGIRFMGQFPHGVTRPVQYGAGLKAHAVYLSQYQLLPYNRIEEYFNDQLGIPLSAGSLFNFNEQAATLVRSSGAQDAIQHALAQSPLLHVDETGINVDGVRHWLHGASTTQWTYFYPHKNRGKLAMDEAGVLPYFTGVLCHDHWKPYYQYTQCEHALCNAHHLRELERAWEQDGMEWAKALQTLLKTINKQQIDEGALDGLSQQQYIKEYQGILARGDTHCPPPDESTRKKGQRGRLKRTKSRALLERLRDYQDDVLRFMVSDVMVPFTNNQGENDIRMTKVQQKISGCFRSMQGAEMFCLIRSYLSTCRKQSVSASSALTLLFNDQLPSIFYAKSEAE
- a CDS encoding TIGR02808 family protein translates to MEIVQEVFWELLGDLATPALFVAGFIGLAVVSCVVLMKLEKKRHN